Proteins from one Camelina sativa cultivar DH55 chromosome 8, Cs, whole genome shotgun sequence genomic window:
- the LOC104709043 gene encoding mannan endo-1,4-beta-mannosidase 6 isoform X1, translating to MHPNEDESVLIHKPAKMKDRLGFRIVLCSAVFIILTQNRALADFDSESHEFNSEESVGEEEWEMVERKGMQFTQNGQPFYVNGFNTYWMMVLAADNSTRGKVTEVFQQASAVGMTVGRTWAFNDGQWRALQKSPSVYDEEVFKALDFVVSEARKYKIRLILSLVNNWDAYGGKAQYVKWGNASGLNLTSDDDFFTNPTLRNFYQSHVRTVLNRVNTYTNITYKNDPTIFAWELMNEPRCPSDPSGDKLQSWIQEMAAFVKSIDAKHLVEIGLEGFYGPSAPARTRYNPNSYAAQVGTDFIRNNQALGVDFATVHVYPDTWISPCRISPAVSNSFLEFTSSWMQSHVEDAEMYLGMPVLFTEFGVSAHDPGFNTSFRDMMLNTVYKMTLNSTRKGGAGAGSLVWQVFPQGAEFMDDGYAVYLTRAHTASKIISLQSKRLAIFNSLCSWRCKWGCKKKNHTALDALLSHDEL from the exons atGCATCCAAATGAGGATGAATCTGTTCTCATCCATAAACCTGCAAAAATGAAGGACCGACTAGGATTCAGAATCGTGCTCTGTTCTGCGGTTTTCATAATTCTAACACAAAACAGAGCTCTCGCAGACTTTGACAGCGAGTCCCATGA GTTTAACTCAGAAGAATcagtaggagaagaagaatgggAGATGGTTGAGAGGAAAGGGATGCAATTTACCCAAAATGGACAACCATTCTACGTGAATGGCTTCAACACATACTGGATGATGGTTCTTGCAGCTGACAATTCCACGAGAGGCAAAGTGACGGAAGTGTTCCAACAAGCCTCCGCAGTTGGAATGACGGTAGGCAGGACATGGGCTTTCAATGACGGCCAATGGAGAGCTCTCCAAAAATCTCCCTCTGTTTACGATGAAGAGGTCTTCAAG GCCCTGGATTTCGTGGTGAGCGAGGCCAGAAAGTACAAGATCAGACTTATACTGTCATTGGTCAACAACTGGGACGCATATGGCGGCAAAGCTCAGTATGTTAAATGGGGGAACGCCTCCGGCCTTAATCTCACCTCTGATGACGACTTCTTCACCAACCCCACTCTCAGAAACTTCTACCAGTCTCATGTCCGG ACGGTGCTGAATAGAGTGAACACCTACACAAACATAACTTACAAGAACGACCCCACAATCTTCGCCTGGGAACTCATGAATGAGCCTCGCTGCCCCTCTGATCCCTCCGGTGACAAACTCCAGTCCTGGATACAAGAAATGGCGGCTTTTGTGAAAAGCATAGACGCTAAACATTTGGTGGAGATCGGACTTGAAGGCTTTTATGGTCCCTCTGCCCCTGCGAGAACCAGATACAATCCCAACTCCTACGCTGCACAAGTCGGAACTGACTTCATCAGAAATAATCAGGCTCTTGGCGTCGATTTTGCTACGGTTCACGTTTATCCAGATACCTG GATATCTCCCTGTAGGATATCTCCGGCAgtatcaaactctttcttggAATTCACTAGCTCTTGGATGCAATCTCATGTGGAGGACGCAGAGATGTACTTGGGAATGCCGGTTCTGTTCACAGAGTTTGGTGTGTCCGCACATGACCCTGGTTTCAACACATCTTTCCGTGACATGATGTTGAATACGGTGTACAAGATGACCCTCAACTCAACAAGGAAAGGAGGGGCTGGTGCTGGAAGTCTAGTGTGGCAGGTCTTCCCTCAGGGAGCAGAGTTCATGGATGACGGCTACGCAGTTTACCTCACAAGAGCGCACACCGCTTCAAAGATCATATCTCTGCAGTCGAAGCGACTCGCCATCTTTAACTCCTTGTGTAGCTGGAGATGCAAGTGGGGATGCAAGAAAAAGAATCACACTGCTCTAGATGCCCTCCTCTCGCACGACGAGCTTTAA
- the LOC104709043 gene encoding mannan endo-1,4-beta-mannosidase 6 isoform X2, protein MHPNEDESVLIHKPAKMKDRLGFRIVLCSAVFIILTQNRALADFDSESHEFNSEESVGEEEWEMVERKGMQFTQNGQPFYVNGFNTYWMMVLAADNSTRGKVTEVFQQASAVGMTVGRTWAFNDGQWRALQKSPSVYDEEVFKALDFVVSEARKYKIRLILSLVNNWDAYGGKAQYVKWGNASGLNLTSDDDFFTNPTLRNFYQSHVRTVLNRVNTYTNITYKNDPTIFAWELMNEPRCPSDPSGDKLQSWIQEMAAFVKSIDAKHLVEIGLEGFYGPSAPARTRYNPNSYAAQVGTDFIRNNQALGVDFATVHVYPDTWISPAVSNSFLEFTSSWMQSHVEDAEMYLGMPVLFTEFGVSAHDPGFNTSFRDMMLNTVYKMTLNSTRKGGAGAGSLVWQVFPQGAEFMDDGYAVYLTRAHTASKIISLQSKRLAIFNSLCSWRCKWGCKKKNHTALDALLSHDEL, encoded by the exons atGCATCCAAATGAGGATGAATCTGTTCTCATCCATAAACCTGCAAAAATGAAGGACCGACTAGGATTCAGAATCGTGCTCTGTTCTGCGGTTTTCATAATTCTAACACAAAACAGAGCTCTCGCAGACTTTGACAGCGAGTCCCATGA GTTTAACTCAGAAGAATcagtaggagaagaagaatgggAGATGGTTGAGAGGAAAGGGATGCAATTTACCCAAAATGGACAACCATTCTACGTGAATGGCTTCAACACATACTGGATGATGGTTCTTGCAGCTGACAATTCCACGAGAGGCAAAGTGACGGAAGTGTTCCAACAAGCCTCCGCAGTTGGAATGACGGTAGGCAGGACATGGGCTTTCAATGACGGCCAATGGAGAGCTCTCCAAAAATCTCCCTCTGTTTACGATGAAGAGGTCTTCAAG GCCCTGGATTTCGTGGTGAGCGAGGCCAGAAAGTACAAGATCAGACTTATACTGTCATTGGTCAACAACTGGGACGCATATGGCGGCAAAGCTCAGTATGTTAAATGGGGGAACGCCTCCGGCCTTAATCTCACCTCTGATGACGACTTCTTCACCAACCCCACTCTCAGAAACTTCTACCAGTCTCATGTCCGG ACGGTGCTGAATAGAGTGAACACCTACACAAACATAACTTACAAGAACGACCCCACAATCTTCGCCTGGGAACTCATGAATGAGCCTCGCTGCCCCTCTGATCCCTCCGGTGACAAACTCCAGTCCTGGATACAAGAAATGGCGGCTTTTGTGAAAAGCATAGACGCTAAACATTTGGTGGAGATCGGACTTGAAGGCTTTTATGGTCCCTCTGCCCCTGCGAGAACCAGATACAATCCCAACTCCTACGCTGCACAAGTCGGAACTGACTTCATCAGAAATAATCAGGCTCTTGGCGTCGATTTTGCTACGGTTCACGTTTATCCAGATACCTG GATATCTCCGGCAgtatcaaactctttcttggAATTCACTAGCTCTTGGATGCAATCTCATGTGGAGGACGCAGAGATGTACTTGGGAATGCCGGTTCTGTTCACAGAGTTTGGTGTGTCCGCACATGACCCTGGTTTCAACACATCTTTCCGTGACATGATGTTGAATACGGTGTACAAGATGACCCTCAACTCAACAAGGAAAGGAGGGGCTGGTGCTGGAAGTCTAGTGTGGCAGGTCTTCCCTCAGGGAGCAGAGTTCATGGATGACGGCTACGCAGTTTACCTCACAAGAGCGCACACCGCTTCAAAGATCATATCTCTGCAGTCGAAGCGACTCGCCATCTTTAACTCCTTGTGTAGCTGGAGATGCAAGTGGGGATGCAAGAAAAAGAATCACACTGCTCTAGATGCCCTCCTCTCGCACGACGAGCTTTAA
- the LOC104709043 gene encoding mannan endo-1,4-beta-mannosidase 6 isoform X3 has protein sequence MVERKGMQFTQNGQPFYVNGFNTYWMMVLAADNSTRGKVTEVFQQASAVGMTVGRTWAFNDGQWRALQKSPSVYDEEVFKALDFVVSEARKYKIRLILSLVNNWDAYGGKAQYVKWGNASGLNLTSDDDFFTNPTLRNFYQSHVRTVLNRVNTYTNITYKNDPTIFAWELMNEPRCPSDPSGDKLQSWIQEMAAFVKSIDAKHLVEIGLEGFYGPSAPARTRYNPNSYAAQVGTDFIRNNQALGVDFATVHVYPDTWISPCRISPAVSNSFLEFTSSWMQSHVEDAEMYLGMPVLFTEFGVSAHDPGFNTSFRDMMLNTVYKMTLNSTRKGGAGAGSLVWQVFPQGAEFMDDGYAVYLTRAHTASKIISLQSKRLAIFNSLCSWRCKWGCKKKNHTALDALLSHDEL, from the exons ATGGTTGAGAGGAAAGGGATGCAATTTACCCAAAATGGACAACCATTCTACGTGAATGGCTTCAACACATACTGGATGATGGTTCTTGCAGCTGACAATTCCACGAGAGGCAAAGTGACGGAAGTGTTCCAACAAGCCTCCGCAGTTGGAATGACGGTAGGCAGGACATGGGCTTTCAATGACGGCCAATGGAGAGCTCTCCAAAAATCTCCCTCTGTTTACGATGAAGAGGTCTTCAAG GCCCTGGATTTCGTGGTGAGCGAGGCCAGAAAGTACAAGATCAGACTTATACTGTCATTGGTCAACAACTGGGACGCATATGGCGGCAAAGCTCAGTATGTTAAATGGGGGAACGCCTCCGGCCTTAATCTCACCTCTGATGACGACTTCTTCACCAACCCCACTCTCAGAAACTTCTACCAGTCTCATGTCCGG ACGGTGCTGAATAGAGTGAACACCTACACAAACATAACTTACAAGAACGACCCCACAATCTTCGCCTGGGAACTCATGAATGAGCCTCGCTGCCCCTCTGATCCCTCCGGTGACAAACTCCAGTCCTGGATACAAGAAATGGCGGCTTTTGTGAAAAGCATAGACGCTAAACATTTGGTGGAGATCGGACTTGAAGGCTTTTATGGTCCCTCTGCCCCTGCGAGAACCAGATACAATCCCAACTCCTACGCTGCACAAGTCGGAACTGACTTCATCAGAAATAATCAGGCTCTTGGCGTCGATTTTGCTACGGTTCACGTTTATCCAGATACCTG GATATCTCCCTGTAGGATATCTCCGGCAgtatcaaactctttcttggAATTCACTAGCTCTTGGATGCAATCTCATGTGGAGGACGCAGAGATGTACTTGGGAATGCCGGTTCTGTTCACAGAGTTTGGTGTGTCCGCACATGACCCTGGTTTCAACACATCTTTCCGTGACATGATGTTGAATACGGTGTACAAGATGACCCTCAACTCAACAAGGAAAGGAGGGGCTGGTGCTGGAAGTCTAGTGTGGCAGGTCTTCCCTCAGGGAGCAGAGTTCATGGATGACGGCTACGCAGTTTACCTCACAAGAGCGCACACCGCTTCAAAGATCATATCTCTGCAGTCGAAGCGACTCGCCATCTTTAACTCCTTGTGTAGCTGGAGATGCAAGTGGGGATGCAAGAAAAAGAATCACACTGCTCTAGATGCCCTCCTCTCGCACGACGAGCTTTAA
- the LOC104709041 gene encoding eukaryotic translation initiation factor 2 subunit beta, whose protein sequence is MDLQQKQRCWKLEAEVLDSDSSWISGFDPSKKKKKKKKKKSKPLVREGNILLQEGGHFLEDNAPHSQSCQNFDEPDYGYKELLRRAFDRLRDDDLEASTERPRTVMMPPHLLAQGTVTVCLNFADLCRTMHRKPDHVMKFLLLQMDTKGLLNKQQRLEMKGLVSHRDFQAVLRRYIDAFVICICCKSPDTALGEYNGLFTLRCEMCGLAALINVPSPL, encoded by the exons ATGGATTTACAGCAAAAGCAGCGGTGCTGGAAACTTGAAGCCGAGGTTTTAGATAGCGATTCTTCATGG ATCAGTGGATTTGACccttccaagaagaagaagaagaagaagaagaagaagagcaagccTCTGGTACGCGAAGGCAACATCTTGTTGCAGGAAGGAGGACACTTTTTGG AGGATAATGCACCACACAGTCAATCTTGCCAGAACTTTGATGAGCCAGATTATGGCTACAAGGAG CTCTTGCGTAGGGCGTTTGATAGGCTTCGTGATGACGATCTTGAGGCTTCTACAGAAAGGCCAAGAACAGTAATGATGCCTCCTCATCTCCTTGCACAAGGGACGGTAACAGTTTGTTTAAACTTTGCTGATCTCTGCAGAAC GATGCATAGGAAGCCAGATCATGTTATGAAATTCTTGCTTCTCCAAATGGATACAAAAGGATTGTTGAACAAACAGCAACGGCTAGAGATGAAGGGTTTAGTGTCTCATAGGGATTTTCAAGCTGTGTTACGGAGATACATTG ATGCGTTCGTAATCTGCATCTGCTGCAAAAGTCCTGACACAGCTCTCGGGGAATATAATGGTCTCTTCACTCTCAGATGTGAGATG TGTGGTTTAGCAGCATTGATCAATGTACCAAGTCCCCTTTAA